In Comamonadaceae bacterium OS-1, a single window of DNA contains:
- the ybdK gene encoding putative glutamate--cysteine ligase 2: MDFKKSKALTFGMELELQLVDEATGQLSPCSAELWTELEVLPEHERFSLEATRSTMEVTSSIHEDADSLEAETRENVLTLKKIARRKGADVRGGGTHILQFWNEREFTETDRAAELQAKYGFLPKRFSTYGMHVHIGVPGKEEAIQLANVLQSLCPLFIALSAASPFQQGVDTGFCAARPLEPLVYPYGGPMPRTTSWAEFQTIAQEIFDSGLAKSLKDIYWDVRPKPEFGTVEVRVFDTPLSVRKAVALAAFTRACAALALRGQLGYAPVAIPYNTERVSRFMACRDGMDARLFNPAVCEWMPARQWLAMLVERIGQHPVCDADMRKIRSLHELAETEQDSDTMRETWGNILSGSPTMAHWEPGPLEYAVNSREHCARLLA, from the coding sequence ATGGATTTCAAAAAATCAAAAGCACTCACCTTCGGTATGGAGCTGGAACTGCAACTCGTGGACGAAGCCACGGGGCAGCTTTCACCCTGCAGCGCCGAACTTTGGACCGAGCTCGAAGTGCTGCCCGAGCACGAGCGTTTTTCGCTGGAAGCTACCCGCTCCACCATGGAGGTCACCAGCTCCATCCATGAGGATGCCGACTCCCTGGAGGCAGAAACCCGTGAAAACGTGCTCACATTGAAGAAGATCGCCCGCCGAAAAGGTGCCGATGTGCGCGGCGGTGGCACCCACATCCTGCAGTTCTGGAACGAGCGCGAATTCACCGAAACCGACCGCGCTGCCGAGCTGCAGGCCAAATACGGCTTTCTACCCAAGCGCTTTTCCACCTACGGCATGCACGTGCACATCGGCGTGCCCGGCAAGGAAGAGGCCATCCAGCTGGCGAACGTGCTGCAAAGCCTGTGCCCCTTGTTCATCGCCCTGTCGGCCGCGTCGCCGTTCCAGCAGGGGGTGGACACCGGCTTCTGCGCTGCGCGGCCCCTGGAGCCTTTGGTGTACCCCTACGGCGGTCCTATGCCGCGCACCACCAGTTGGGCCGAGTTCCAGACCATCGCCCAGGAAATATTTGACTCCGGCCTGGCCAAGAGTTTGAAAGACATCTACTGGGATGTGCGTCCCAAGCCCGAGTTTGGCACCGTCGAAGTGCGGGTGTTTGACACGCCCCTGAGCGTGCGCAAGGCCGTAGCCCTGGCCGCCTTTACCCGGGCCTGCGCGGCCCTGGCCCTGCGCGGGCAACTGGGCTACGCCCCGGTGGCGATTCCCTACAACACCGAGCGGGTGAGCCGCTTCATGGCCTGCCGCGATGGCATGGATGCCCGGCTGTTCAACCCGGCGGTGTGCGAATGGATGCCGGCCCGGCAGTGGCTGGCGATGCTGGTGGAGCGCATCGGGCAGCACCCGGTGTGCGATGCCGACATGCGCAAGATCCGCAGCCTGCACGAGTTGGCCGAGACCGAGCAGGACTCCGACACCATGCGCGAGACCTGGGGCAATATCCTCAGCGGCTCGCCCACCATGGCCCACTGGGAGCCGGGCCCGCTGGAGTACGCGGTCAACTCCCGCGAGCACTGCGCCCGCCTGCTGGCATAA
- the menH_1 gene encoding 2-succinyl-6-hydroxy-2, 4-cyclohexadiene-1-carboxylate synthase, translated as MTEPRLCYVPCPGAAASTNAPDHTGHRMGYWQWGESTNPHVVVCVHGLTRQGRDFDVLARSLSRFARVICPDVVGRGQSDWLQDPQAYQLPTYAGDMLALLAQVHAESPITTLDWLGTSMGGLIGMALLGTPGLPLPVPVRRLVLNDIGPTLDLAALQRIGSYLGKTGRFDTLQQAADAMWAISSSFGPHTPAQWLALSAHMVRPLVPGEPALTLHYDPALAAAFGTFTAESAAAGEAALWALYDQITAQTLLLRGAESDLLSAATAQAMAQRGPKARLVEFAGVGHAPTFVVDDQVAVVVDFLQS; from the coding sequence ATGACCGAACCCCGCCTCTGCTACGTTCCCTGCCCCGGTGCCGCGGCCAGCACCAATGCGCCTGACCACACCGGCCACCGCATGGGGTACTGGCAGTGGGGCGAGTCGACTAACCCGCATGTGGTGGTCTGCGTGCACGGCCTGACCCGCCAGGGCCGCGACTTCGACGTATTGGCCCGGTCGCTGAGCCGCTTCGCCCGCGTCATCTGCCCCGACGTGGTGGGCCGGGGCCAGAGCGACTGGCTGCAAGACCCCCAGGCCTACCAGTTGCCCACCTACGCAGGCGACATGCTGGCCCTGCTGGCCCAGGTGCACGCGGAATCGCCCATCACCACGCTGGATTGGCTGGGCACCAGCATGGGCGGGCTGATCGGCATGGCGCTGCTGGGCACGCCCGGCCTGCCGCTGCCGGTACCGGTGCGCCGCCTGGTGTTGAACGACATTGGCCCCACGCTGGATCTGGCCGCCCTGCAGCGCATTGGCAGCTACCTGGGAAAAACTGGCCGCTTCGACACACTGCAGCAGGCCGCCGACGCGATGTGGGCCATCTCCAGCAGCTTCGGCCCGCACACACCCGCCCAGTGGCTGGCTCTCTCGGCGCACATGGTGCGGCCGCTGGTGCCGGGCGAACCCGCGCTGACCCTGCACTACGACCCGGCGCTGGCTGCTGCGTTCGGCACCTTCACCGCCGAGTCCGCTGCCGCAGGCGAGGCCGCGCTGTGGGCGCTGTACGACCAGATCACCGCCCAGACCCTGCTGCTGCGCGGGGCCGAGTCGGATCTGCTGTCTGCCGCCACCGCCCAGGCCATGGCCCAGCGCGGCCCGAAAGCCCGGCTGGTGGAATTTGCGGGCGTGGGCCATGCACCGACCTTTGTGGTGGATGACCAGGTGGCCGTCGTGGTCGATTTTTTACAAAGTTGA
- the takP gene encoding alpha-keto acid-binding periplasmic protein TakP, with protein MDRRSLIKHTGIAGVLAAGIAPAVHAQAAIRWRLASSFPKSLDTIYGGAEVFSKAVKAMSGGKFEISVHAGGELMPPFGVVDGVQNATVEMAHSVPYYFYGKNPAFALGSAIPFGLNARQMTAWMLHGNGRKLMNEFYAGYNMVSYAGGNTGTQMGGWFRKEIKSSADFKGLKMRLGGGLVGEVMTKLGAVPQSIPGGEIYQGLEKGTIDAAEWVGPYDDQKLGFNKVAPFYYYPGWWEGGPEVDFFINQKALDALSAENKAIVEAATMVAHTDMLAKYDALNPMALKQLVAAKTKVLPFPQEVLQASYKAAMEVFGELDKKSPEWKKIYADLRTFQRDQVLWFRFAESRFDQFMQAQKL; from the coding sequence ATGGACCGTCGTTCCCTCATCAAACACACCGGCATCGCAGGTGTCCTGGCTGCGGGCATTGCCCCGGCCGTGCATGCCCAAGCCGCGATCCGCTGGCGTTTGGCTTCCAGCTTCCCCAAGTCGCTGGACACGATTTATGGTGGCGCCGAAGTCTTTTCCAAAGCGGTGAAAGCCATGTCGGGCGGCAAGTTTGAGATCTCGGTGCATGCCGGTGGCGAGCTGATGCCCCCCTTTGGCGTGGTCGACGGCGTGCAAAACGCCACCGTGGAAATGGCCCACAGCGTGCCCTACTATTTCTACGGCAAGAACCCGGCGTTCGCGCTGGGCTCGGCCATTCCGTTTGGCCTGAACGCCCGCCAGATGACGGCCTGGATGCTGCACGGCAATGGCCGCAAGCTGATGAACGAGTTTTACGCCGGCTACAACATGGTGAGCTATGCGGGTGGCAACACCGGCACCCAGATGGGCGGCTGGTTCCGCAAGGAAATCAAGTCCAGCGCCGACTTCAAGGGCCTGAAAATGCGCCTCGGCGGCGGCCTGGTGGGCGAGGTGATGACCAAGCTGGGCGCAGTGCCGCAGAGCATTCCCGGCGGCGAGATTTACCAGGGCCTGGAAAAGGGCACTATCGACGCAGCCGAGTGGGTCGGCCCTTACGACGACCAGAAGCTGGGCTTCAACAAGGTGGCACCGTTCTACTACTACCCCGGCTGGTGGGAGGGTGGCCCCGAGGTGGACTTCTTCATCAACCAAAAAGCCCTGGACGCCCTGTCGGCGGAAAACAAAGCCATCGTCGAAGCCGCCACCATGGTGGCTCACACCGATATGCTGGCCAAGTACGACGCGCTCAACCCCATGGCCCTGAAGCAACTGGTGGCGGCCAAAACCAAGGTGCTGCCGTTCCCGCAAGAGGTGCTGCAGGCATCTTACAAAGCGGCGATGGAAGTGTTCGGCGAGCTGGACAAAAAGAGCCCTGAGTGGAAGAAAATCTACGCCGATCTGCGCACCTTCCAGCGCGACCAGGTGCTGTGGTTCCGCTTCGCCGAATCACGCTTCGACCAGTTTATGCAGGCCCAAAAGCTGTAA
- the dxs gene encoding 1-deoxy-D-xylulose-5-phosphate synthase: MNPASYPLLETINDPADLRRLPRAELKALADELRAFVIDSVSKTGGHLSSNLGTVELTVALHYVFNTPEDRLVWDVGHQTYPHKILTGRRDRMASLRQLGGLSGFPTRAESKFDAFGTAHSSTSISAALGMAMAAKQKGDKRHSVAIIGDGAMSAGMAFEALNNAGVCDCNLLVILNDNDMSISPPVGALNRYLAQLMSGQFYAAAKNVGKQVLKGAPPLFELARRLEQHAKGMVVPATLFEQFGFNYIGPIDGHDLESLIPTLENIKHLTGPQFLHVVTKKGQGYQLAEADPVAYHGPGKFDPAVGLQKAAAPGKATFTQVFGTWLCDMAAQDNRLVGITPAMREGSGLVEFEKRFPQRYYDVGIAEQHAVTFAAGMACEGLKPVVAIYSTFLQRAYDQLIHDVALQNLPVVFALDRAGLVGADGATHAGAYDIPFLRCIPNMGVACPADENECRRLLSSAFAQDNPVAVRYPRGAGAGVAMEPGLQPLPYGKGEIRRTSTQASGIAILAFGTLLYPALAVAHKLDATVANMRWAKPLDVELLLQIAANHSALVTVEDGAALGGAGSAVQEALQAAGITLPVLTLGLSDVFIEHGDPVVLMAQQGLDAAGIEKSIEKRFPTLVHQAQAALKLVA, translated from the coding sequence ATGAACCCTGCGTCCTACCCACTGCTGGAAACCATCAACGACCCGGCCGACCTGCGCCGTCTGCCGCGGGCCGAGCTGAAAGCCCTGGCCGACGAGCTGCGCGCCTTCGTGATCGACAGCGTGTCCAAAACCGGTGGCCACCTGAGCTCCAACCTGGGCACGGTGGAATTGACGGTGGCGCTGCACTACGTGTTCAACACCCCCGAGGACCGGCTGGTGTGGGACGTGGGCCACCAGACCTATCCGCACAAAATTTTGACCGGGCGGCGTGACCGCATGGCCAGCCTGCGTCAGTTGGGCGGCCTGTCGGGCTTTCCGACGCGGGCCGAGAGCAAGTTTGACGCGTTCGGCACGGCGCACTCCAGCACCTCGATCTCTGCCGCTTTAGGCATGGCCATGGCAGCCAAGCAAAAGGGCGACAAGCGCCACAGCGTGGCCATCATCGGCGACGGTGCCATGAGCGCGGGCATGGCCTTTGAGGCGCTGAACAACGCGGGCGTGTGCGACTGCAACCTGCTGGTCATCCTGAACGACAACGACATGAGCATCAGCCCGCCCGTGGGCGCGCTGAACCGCTATCTGGCCCAGCTGATGAGCGGCCAGTTCTACGCTGCCGCCAAGAACGTGGGCAAGCAGGTGCTCAAGGGCGCGCCGCCGCTGTTCGAACTGGCCCGCCGCCTGGAGCAGCACGCCAAGGGCATGGTGGTGCCCGCCACGCTGTTCGAGCAGTTTGGCTTCAACTACATCGGCCCCATCGACGGCCACGACCTCGAATCGCTGATCCCCACTCTGGAAAACATCAAACACCTAACCGGCCCACAGTTCTTACATGTGGTCACCAAAAAAGGCCAGGGCTACCAACTGGCCGAGGCCGACCCCGTGGCCTACCACGGCCCCGGCAAGTTCGACCCCGCCGTGGGTCTGCAAAAAGCCGCTGCACCGGGCAAAGCCACCTTTACCCAGGTGTTTGGCACCTGGCTGTGCGACATGGCCGCGCAGGACAACCGCCTGGTCGGCATCACCCCCGCCATGCGCGAAGGCTCGGGCCTGGTGGAGTTTGAAAAGCGCTTTCCCCAGCGTTATTACGATGTCGGCATTGCCGAGCAGCATGCGGTGACCTTTGCCGCCGGCATGGCCTGCGAAGGCCTGAAGCCGGTGGTGGCCATCTACTCCACCTTCTTGCAGCGCGCCTACGACCAGCTGATCCACGACGTGGCCCTGCAAAACCTGCCCGTGGTGTTTGCCCTCGACCGCGCCGGACTGGTGGGGGCCGACGGTGCCACCCACGCCGGGGCCTACGACATCCCCTTCCTGCGCTGCATCCCCAACATGGGCGTGGCCTGCCCGGCCGACGAGAACGAATGCCGCCGCCTGCTCAGTAGCGCTTTTGCGCAAGACAACCCGGTGGCCGTGCGCTACCCGCGCGGTGCCGGGGCCGGTGTGGCGATGGAGCCGGGCCTGCAGCCGCTACCGTACGGCAAGGGCGAAATCCGCCGCACCTCTACCCAGGCCTCGGGTATTGCGATTCTGGCCTTCGGCACCCTGCTGTACCCGGCGCTGGCGGTGGCCCACAAGCTGGACGCCACGGTGGCCAACATGCGCTGGGCCAAGCCGCTGGACGTCGAACTGCTGCTGCAGATCGCCGCCAACCACTCCGCTCTGGTCACGGTGGAAGACGGTGCCGCCCTGGGCGGTGCGGGCAGCGCGGTGCAAGAGGCCTTGCAGGCCGCAGGCATCACCCTGCCGGTGCTGACGCTGGGCCTGTCCGATGTGTTCATCGAACACGGCGACCCGGTGGTACTGATGGCCCAGCAGGGCCTGGATGCAGCGGGCATCGAGAAATCTATAGAAAAACGCTTCCCAACGCTTGTCCATCAAGCACAAGCAGCTCTCAAATTGGTAGCGTAA
- the egtB gene encoding hercynine oxygenase, which produces MSTRTPHVLPQHLDSPTMRQAGRDLLSLALMDARNHTLHLLDQFESAPAIDASSLQPRWLAGHIGWMAEAWLGRNTQRGRGAACPFQPTRLASIEPEADRWWNPEHMDRSTPPALPDLATTKNFLLHTLESTLELLEKTAENDDALYFYRLALFHEDLRSEQLITLAQLHGVPLQAPSPGSPQPRDPLALPAMEWQLGSLPGGFVFDNEKWAHPVAVPACEIDAQPVTWAQFVEFVDDGGYDNPAWWLPAGWAWLQALAEGEGRRGPRYVDQIGVASGAVLQTRFGQRLRVAGTQPAMHVSWWEADAWCRWAGRRLPSEVEWERAAIGAAGQGFRWGDVHEWTANTFRPWPGFSADPWMAYSVPWFGQARVLRGAAFATRARMKHPKFRGFALPGDDVRFVGFRSCAL; this is translated from the coding sequence ATGTCTACCCGCACACCGCATGTGCTGCCGCAGCACCTGGATTCGCCCACCATGCGCCAGGCGGGTCGCGACCTGTTGTCGCTGGCGCTGATGGACGCGCGCAACCACACCCTGCACCTGCTCGACCAGTTTGAGTCGGCCCCCGCCATTGATGCCAGCAGCCTGCAGCCGCGCTGGCTGGCGGGCCACATCGGCTGGATGGCCGAGGCCTGGTTGGGCCGCAATACCCAGCGCGGGCGCGGCGCGGCCTGCCCGTTCCAGCCTACCCGGCTGGCTTCCATCGAGCCCGAGGCCGACCGCTGGTGGAACCCCGAGCACATGGACCGCAGTACCCCCCCGGCCCTGCCCGACCTGGCCACCACCAAAAACTTCCTGCTGCACACGCTGGAGAGCACGCTGGAGCTGTTGGAGAAAACCGCCGAAAACGACGACGCGCTGTATTTCTACCGCCTGGCCCTGTTCCACGAAGACCTGCGCAGCGAACAGCTCATCACCCTGGCCCAATTGCATGGCGTACCCCTGCAGGCGCCTTCGCCGGGCAGCCCGCAGCCGCGCGACCCGCTGGCGCTGCCCGCCATGGAGTGGCAACTGGGTTCGCTGCCGGGCGGCTTTGTGTTTGACAACGAAAAGTGGGCCCACCCGGTGGCCGTGCCCGCCTGCGAGATCGATGCCCAGCCCGTCACCTGGGCCCAGTTTGTCGAGTTTGTGGACGACGGCGGCTACGACAACCCCGCGTGGTGGTTGCCCGCAGGCTGGGCCTGGCTGCAAGCCCTGGCCGAGGGGGAAGGGAGGCGCGGCCCGCGCTATGTGGACCAGATCGGCGTGGCCAGCGGTGCGGTGCTGCAAACCCGCTTTGGCCAGCGCCTGCGCGTGGCCGGCACCCAGCCCGCCATGCATGTGAGCTGGTGGGAGGCCGATGCCTGGTGCCGCTGGGCCGGGCGGCGCCTGCCTAGCGAGGTGGAGTGGGAGCGTGCCGCCATCGGAGCCGCAGGCCAGGGCTTTCGCTGGGGCGATGTGCACGAGTGGACGGCCAACACCTTCCGCCCCTGGCCCGGCTTCAGCGCCGACCCGTGGATGGCCTATTCGGTACCCTGGTTCGGCCAGGCCAGGGTGCTGCGCGGCGCGGCCTTTGCCACCCGCGCCCGCATGAAGCACCCCAAGTTCCGCGGCTTTGCCTTACCCGGCGATGACGTGCGCTTTGTGGGCTTTCGCTCGTGCGCGCTGTGA
- the relA gene encoding GTP pyrophosphokinase, translating into MKSLPAAQPVAAHPEERLPGVVAVTAQTLPEQAHALVRARNFAEPLIADELLDTGENMLAHADAVAAILRAVGGSEAMQAASYLVYACEHLNKPQEVITKAFGANFAALALETTQLMRVQRLSRGAESSAHLADDPAVQTENVRKMLLAFSRDLRVVMLRLASRLQTLRYCAASKTPVSPGLARESLQVFAPLANRLGIWQIKWELEDLSFRFTEPDVYKQVARLLDEKRVEREANMEQLRASLEAELASQGIKATVQGRPKHIYSIVKKMRGKSLGFDQLFDIRALRVIVPSVPDCYAALGWVHSRFVPMADEFDDYIAKPKGNGYQSLHTVVLQMVGGVACLPIEIQIRTQAMHDHAEHGVAAHWAYKEAGTKGYAGVSASGEYDAKIAVLRQLLAWERDLSGAAPQSADLLGDRIYVLTPDAAVVELPAGATAVDFAYSVHTNLGHRCRGAKVDGVQVPLNTPLQNGQTVEITAAKEGGPSRDWLNPDLGYLVSHRARAKARAWFNAAAMHTTVARGREAVEKLLQREGKTAIKLDDLAARLGFKSADDLFEVVGKDEFSLRTIEILLRPPEPVLAPDDYLLLKKARAPESSPKGGVLVVGVESLMTQLAKCCKPAPPDAILGFITRGKGVSIHRADCSNFREMSVRNGERVIEVEWGSGKKEGVSVYPVDVSVQAADRQGLLRDISEVFTKEKMNVIGVQTQSVKGTAWMTFTVEVADAARLTKVLGVVSDVAGVRSARRR; encoded by the coding sequence ATGAAAAGTTTGCCTGCTGCACAGCCTGTTGCGGCACACCCTGAGGAGCGCCTGCCCGGTGTGGTGGCGGTCACCGCCCAGACCCTGCCCGAGCAGGCCCACGCCCTGGTCCGCGCGCGCAATTTCGCCGAGCCGCTGATCGCCGACGAACTGCTCGACACCGGCGAAAACATGCTCGCCCACGCCGATGCCGTGGCCGCCATCTTGCGCGCCGTGGGCGGCTCCGAGGCCATGCAGGCCGCCAGCTACCTGGTCTACGCCTGCGAGCACCTCAACAAGCCCCAAGAGGTGATTACCAAGGCTTTTGGGGCCAATTTCGCCGCATTGGCGCTCGAGACCACCCAGCTCATGCGGGTGCAGCGCCTGTCGCGCGGGGCCGAGTCGTCGGCCCACCTGGCAGACGACCCCGCCGTGCAAACCGAGAACGTGCGCAAGATGCTGTTGGCCTTCTCGCGCGACCTGCGGGTGGTGATGCTGCGCCTGGCCTCGCGCCTGCAAACCCTGCGCTATTGCGCTGCCAGCAAAACCCCGGTGTCGCCCGGCCTGGCGCGCGAATCGCTGCAGGTGTTTGCGCCGCTGGCGAACCGCCTGGGCATCTGGCAGATCAAGTGGGAGCTGGAAGACCTGTCGTTTCGCTTCACCGAGCCCGATGTCTACAAACAGGTAGCCCGCCTGCTGGACGAAAAGCGGGTCGAACGCGAAGCCAACATGGAGCAGCTGCGCGCCAGCCTGGAGGCCGAGCTGGCCAGCCAGGGCATCAAGGCCACCGTGCAGGGGCGGCCCAAACACATCTACAGCATCGTCAAAAAGATGCGCGGCAAGTCGCTGGGCTTTGACCAGCTGTTCGACATCCGGGCCTTGCGCGTGATCGTGCCCAGCGTGCCCGACTGCTATGCCGCTTTGGGCTGGGTGCACTCGCGCTTCGTGCCCATGGCCGATGAGTTCGACGACTACATCGCCAAGCCCAAAGGCAACGGCTACCAGTCGCTGCACACCGTGGTGCTGCAAATGGTGGGCGGCGTGGCCTGTTTGCCGATCGAAATCCAGATCCGCACCCAGGCCATGCATGACCACGCCGAGCACGGCGTGGCCGCCCACTGGGCCTACAAGGAGGCGGGTACCAAAGGCTACGCCGGGGTGTCGGCCAGCGGCGAATACGACGCCAAGATCGCGGTGCTGCGCCAGTTGCTGGCCTGGGAGCGCGACCTGTCTGGGGCCGCGCCCCAAAGCGCCGACCTGCTGGGCGACCGCATCTACGTGCTGACCCCCGATGCTGCCGTGGTCGAACTGCCCGCCGGAGCCACCGCCGTGGACTTTGCGTACAGCGTGCACACCAACCTGGGCCACCGCTGCCGGGGAGCCAAGGTGGATGGCGTGCAGGTGCCGCTGAACACCCCGCTGCAAAACGGCCAGACGGTGGAAATCACCGCCGCCAAAGAGGGCGGCCCATCGCGCGACTGGCTGAACCCGGACCTGGGCTACCTGGTCAGCCACCGAGCCCGGGCCAAGGCCCGTGCCTGGTTCAACGCCGCCGCCATGCACACCACGGTGGCGCGTGGCCGGGAGGCGGTAGAAAAGCTGCTGCAGCGTGAAGGCAAAACTGCCATCAAACTCGACGACCTGGCCGCCCGGCTGGGCTTCAAGTCGGCCGACGATCTGTTCGAGGTGGTGGGCAAGGACGAGTTTTCGCTGCGCACCATCGAAATCTTGCTGCGCCCGCCCGAGCCGGTGCTGGCCCCGGACGACTATCTGCTGCTCAAGAAAGCCCGCGCGCCTGAGAGTTCGCCCAAGGGCGGCGTGCTGGTGGTGGGCGTGGAGTCGCTGATGACGCAGCTGGCAAAGTGCTGCAAGCCCGCACCGCCCGATGCCATTTTGGGCTTCATCACGCGTGGCAAGGGGGTCAGCATCCACCGCGCCGATTGCAGCAATTTCCGCGAAATGTCGGTGCGCAATGGCGAGCGGGTGATCGAGGTGGAGTGGGGCAGCGGCAAAAAAGAAGGGGTTTCGGTGTACCCGGTGGACGTGTCGGTGCAGGCCGCCGACCGCCAGGGCCTGCTGCGCGACATCTCCGAAGTCTTTACCAAAGAGAAAATGAACGTCATCGGCGTGCAGACCCAGTCGGTCAAAGGCACGGCCTGGATGACCTTCACCGTAGAAGTGGCCGATGCCGCCCGCCTCACCAAGGTGCTGGGCGTGGTGTCGGACGTGGCCGGCGTACGTTCGGCACGGCGGCGGTAA
- the tauD_1 gene encoding alpha-ketoglutarate-dependent taurine dioxygenase yields the protein MTTLNEIDAPRAVQALEIRPFDAPLGAEVLGLDLSRPLTADDFARIHRAHLVHHVLVFRDQRITPRQQVDFSARFGPLQIHVLKSFQLQHHPEVLIVSNIKENGAPIGLGDAGAYWHSDLSYKEKPSLGSMLHAQELPSEGGDTLFANQHRAWDILPAALQTAVAGLRAKHSYLAKYEELRARNPWRPQLTQAQLDEVLPAVHPVVRTHPENGRKALFVSEHFTTRIVGIPEDESRALLDELFAHTSRAELVYRHAWQPHDMVFWDNRSVTHLAAGTPDHLRRKLYRTTIEGDTPF from the coding sequence ATGACGACTTTGAACGAAATAGACGCACCCCGTGCGGTGCAGGCACTGGAAATCCGCCCCTTCGATGCCCCGCTGGGCGCCGAAGTGCTGGGCCTGGACCTGTCGCGCCCGCTGACCGCAGACGACTTTGCGCGCATCCACCGCGCCCACCTGGTGCACCACGTGCTGGTGTTCCGCGACCAGCGCATCACGCCCCGGCAGCAGGTGGACTTCAGCGCCCGCTTCGGCCCGCTGCAGATCCATGTGCTGAAAAGCTTCCAGCTGCAGCACCACCCCGAGGTCTTGATCGTTTCCAACATCAAGGAAAACGGTGCACCCATCGGCCTGGGCGATGCCGGTGCCTATTGGCATTCCGACCTGTCGTACAAGGAAAAACCCAGCCTGGGCTCAATGCTGCATGCGCAGGAGCTGCCCAGCGAAGGCGGCGACACCTTGTTCGCCAACCAGCACCGCGCCTGGGACATCCTGCCCGCCGCGCTGCAGACCGCCGTGGCCGGCCTGCGCGCCAAGCATTCCTACCTGGCCAAATACGAAGAACTGCGTGCCCGCAACCCCTGGCGACCCCAGCTGACGCAGGCCCAATTGGACGAGGTGCTGCCTGCCGTGCACCCCGTCGTGCGTACCCACCCCGAGAACGGCCGCAAGGCGCTGTTTGTCAGCGAGCACTTCACCACCCGCATCGTCGGCATTCCCGAAGACGAAAGCCGCGCCCTGCTGGACGAGCTGTTTGCCCACACCTCGCGCGCCGAGCTGGTCTACCGCCACGCCTGGCAGCCGCACGACATGGTGTTCTGGGACAACCGCTCTGTCACCCACCTGGCGGCCGGCACCCCCGACCACCTGCGCCGCAAGCTCTACCGCACCACCATAGAAGGTGACACGCCCTTTTAA